GGCATCGCGGGGGCGCTGTTCGCCTTCTTCGGCCGCTACGCCTCGGCGTCGTACATGTTCTACCACGTTTCCGGCGAGGCGGTGGTGTGGGCGATCGTCGGCGGCTCGGGCACGCTGCTGGGCCCCGTGATCGGCGCCGGGCTCCTCATCGTCATTCGCGAGGAGCTGTCGCTCTACTGGGACCACTACCTTCTTCTGGTCGGCGCCATCGTGATCCTCACGGTGATCTTTGCGCCCAAGGGCATCGCCGGCCTCGTGATCGACCTGGTGGAGCGCATCGCCGGCCCGCGCCGCGAGGCCGAGGACGAGACGCGGGGGCCGGCCGAATGAGCGCCGTCCTCGAAACGCGGGGCCTGGTGAAGCGCTTCGGCGGGCTCGCCGCCGTCGACGGGGTGGACTTTCACCTCGCCTCCACCGGCCGCCTCCACGCCATCATCGGACCCAATGGCGCGGGCAAGACGACGTTCTTCAACCTCGTGTCGGGCCGGCTGAAACCCACCGAGGGCGCCGTATTCTTCCGCGGCAGAGACATCACCGGGATGAAGCCGCACCGCATCGCGCGGCTCGGCATGACGCGCACGTTGCAGATCAAATCCGTGTTCGGCGCGCTGACGGTGTCCGAGAACATCGCCATCGCCGCGCAGGCGAAGGACGCCGGCTTTCATCCGTTCAAGCCCGCCTCGCGCTTCACCGCCGTCACCGAAAAGGTCGACCGCATTATCGACCAGCTCGGCCTGGACGCCATCGCCAACCGCCAGGCCGCGACACTCTCCTACGGTGACGTGGCGCTCCTCGAGATGGGCATGGCGCTCGCCGCGGACCCGGAGCTCCTGCTCCTCGACGAGCCGATCTGCGGCATGAGCCCGCTGGAGACCAAGCGCACGGTGGAGACCATCGTCGACCTCTCCAAGACGGTGAACGTGATCCTGATCGAGCACGACATGGAGGTCGTCTTCGACATCGCCGACGACATCACCGTGATGAGTCTCGGCCGCATCCTGAAACAGGGCACGCCGGCCGAGATCGCGAACGACGAGGACGTGCGCGAAGCCTATCTCGGCCACGACGAGGACGATGACGACGACACCCCCGCCGCACCGATGGGGGCCGCCCATGCTTGAGCGACCCGCCCCCGGCGACGAAGCCGCCGCCGGCGCCGCGCCGGTGATCGCTGCGCACGACCTCCACGCTCACTTCGGCAAGATCCACGTGCTGCAAGGCGTCGACCTCACCGTCGGCGCCGGCGAGGCGGTGGCGTTGCTCGGCCGCAACGGCGTCGGCAAGACCACGACCTTGCGCACCACGCTCGGCCTGATGCCGCGCTCCAAGGGGCGCGTGGTGTTTCAGGGCACCGACATCACGCGCCTCGCGCCGCATAAACTCGCCGCGCTCGGCATCGGCTACGTGCCGCAGGGGCGGGGCATATTCCCGCTGCTGTCGGTGGAGGAGAACCTCACCCTCGGCCTGACCGGCGAACCCGATCCGGTGCGGCTGGAGGAGACGTTCGCCCGCTTCCCGCGCCTGGAGGAGCGGCTCAAGCAGGCCGGCGGCACGCTGTCGGGCGGCGAGCAGCAAATGCTCGCCATCGCGCGCTGCCTGATGATGGGGCCGCGCCTTCTCATACTGGACGAGCCGACCGAGGGCATCATGCCCAAGCTCGTCGCCGAGATCCGCCGCACGATCCAGTCGATCAACCGCTCCGGCGTCGCGATCCTGCTCGTGGAGCAGAACGTGAAGACGGCGCTCCGGATCTGTCGGCGCACGTACCTGATGGAGAAAGGCCGGATCGCCTGGGAGGGCACGTCCGACGATCTCAAAGCCGACCAAGACACCATCCACCGCTACCTGGGTCTCTCGCTCCAGGGACGTTGACGGTCCGCCGATGGGCGGACGAACACGAGGAGACGTTCGATGACGACGCGCGGCACCACACGGCGAAGCTTCCTTCAGACGGCGTTGGCCGGCGGCGCCTTCGGCACCGCCTACCTCGCCATCGGCAGCAACATGATGGCCCGAGCGGCCGGGCCGATCACCATCGGGCACCAGGCCGAGCTCACCGGCGGCTTTTCCTCCTGG
This portion of the Acuticoccus sp. I52.16.1 genome encodes:
- a CDS encoding ABC transporter ATP-binding protein, whose translation is MSAVLETRGLVKRFGGLAAVDGVDFHLASTGRLHAIIGPNGAGKTTFFNLVSGRLKPTEGAVFFRGRDITGMKPHRIARLGMTRTLQIKSVFGALTVSENIAIAAQAKDAGFHPFKPASRFTAVTEKVDRIIDQLGLDAIANRQAATLSYGDVALLEMGMALAADPELLLLDEPICGMSPLETKRTVETIVDLSKTVNVILIEHDMEVVFDIADDITVMSLGRILKQGTPAEIANDEDVREAYLGHDEDDDDDTPAAPMGAAHA
- a CDS encoding ABC transporter ATP-binding protein, with amino-acid sequence MLERPAPGDEAAAGAAPVIAAHDLHAHFGKIHVLQGVDLTVGAGEAVALLGRNGVGKTTTLRTTLGLMPRSKGRVVFQGTDITRLAPHKLAALGIGYVPQGRGIFPLLSVEENLTLGLTGEPDPVRLEETFARFPRLEERLKQAGGTLSGGEQQMLAIARCLMMGPRLLILDEPTEGIMPKLVAEIRRTIQSINRSGVAILLVEQNVKTALRICRRTYLMEKGRIAWEGTSDDLKADQDTIHRYLGLSLQGR